The following are encoded in a window of Mycobacterium sp. ELW1 genomic DNA:
- a CDS encoding MCE family protein: protein MEPRPGDNRLHDRWWTVVLLVAIGAFFFVTGTAFAGTFRSYVPVTLTSDRSGLVMETGAKVKMRGVQVGRVAQIQGGQGPASLRLEIDPDQVRYIPANVGAQIRSTTAFGAKFVDLVYPSDPSPQRISAGAVLRSANVTTEVNTVFENVVNLLDMVDPAKLNAVLTAVADGVRGQGPRMAEATTDLNQVLKALNDRSDVIQQDWRSFKNLNDTYAAAAPDLVAILNAGSTFSATVASRAQNLDALLLNTIGFAQSGRDLLSTSGDKLVDAVNTLEPTTALLLKYNPVYTCWLEGAKWTLDNGAYDAWAGKDGKSAMFDVALLLGNDPYQYPDNLPIVAAKGGPGGKPGCGSMPDPTKNFPVRQLITNTGWGTGLDVRPNPGLGHPCWADWFPVTRANPRPPSIRQCLPGPAPGPDPGPGMPPYGAAWYGPGGLPLWPGVPPAPEPAPAPSPPVAAPADQTAPATPTP, encoded by the coding sequence ATGGAACCCCGACCCGGAGACAACCGTCTACACGACCGCTGGTGGACGGTCGTGCTGCTCGTCGCCATCGGCGCCTTCTTCTTCGTGACGGGCACCGCGTTCGCCGGCACCTTCCGGTCCTACGTTCCTGTGACTCTGACTTCGGATCGCTCGGGCCTGGTGATGGAAACCGGGGCCAAGGTGAAGATGCGCGGGGTCCAGGTCGGCCGAGTCGCTCAGATCCAAGGTGGTCAGGGCCCGGCCAGTCTGCGCCTCGAGATCGACCCGGATCAGGTTCGGTACATCCCGGCCAACGTCGGGGCGCAGATCAGGTCCACGACCGCGTTCGGCGCCAAGTTCGTCGACCTCGTCTATCCGTCGGATCCCAGCCCGCAACGCATCTCCGCGGGTGCCGTACTGCGCTCGGCGAATGTGACGACCGAAGTCAACACGGTCTTCGAGAACGTGGTGAATCTCCTTGACATGGTTGACCCCGCCAAGCTGAACGCGGTGTTGACCGCGGTGGCCGACGGAGTTCGGGGCCAGGGTCCGCGGATGGCCGAAGCCACCACCGACCTCAATCAAGTGCTGAAGGCTCTCAACGATCGCAGCGATGTCATCCAGCAGGATTGGCGGTCATTCAAGAATCTCAACGACACCTACGCCGCGGCCGCACCCGACCTGGTGGCGATACTCAATGCCGGCAGCACTTTCAGCGCAACTGTCGCCAGCCGTGCCCAGAACCTGGATGCGTTGCTGCTCAACACGATCGGATTCGCCCAATCCGGCCGCGATCTGCTGAGTACCAGCGGCGACAAGCTTGTTGACGCCGTGAATACTCTCGAGCCGACGACCGCCCTGCTGCTGAAGTACAACCCCGTCTACACGTGCTGGCTCGAAGGTGCGAAATGGACACTCGACAACGGTGCTTATGACGCATGGGCCGGAAAGGACGGTAAGTCGGCGATGTTCGACGTTGCTCTCCTATTGGGCAACGATCCCTACCAGTACCCGGACAACCTGCCGATCGTAGCGGCCAAGGGCGGTCCCGGCGGTAAGCCGGGCTGTGGGTCGATGCCTGACCCCACCAAGAACTTCCCGGTGCGCCAGCTCATCACCAACACCGGGTGGGGCACCGGTTTGGACGTTAGGCCGAATCCAGGCCTCGGACATCCCTGTTGGGCCGACTGGTTCCCCGTCACACGTGCGAATCCGCGGCCACCCAGCATCCGGCAGTGCTTACCGGGCCCTGCTCCAGGGCCTGACCCTGGACCGGGAATGCCACCGTACGGCGCAGCCTGGTACGGGCCGGGCGGCCTCCCACTGTGGCCCGGTGTACCTCCCGCCCCGGAGCCCGCCCCGGCGCCTTCTCCGCCGGTAGCAGCTCCGGCCGACCAGACAGCGCCAGCGACGCCGACGCCATGA
- a CDS encoding MCE family protein, translated as MKNQLRGTVWRLGIFLTVCFFGAFALLAVFAQFRFDEGKTYNAVFTNVTGLKKGDFVRIAGVEVGKVDDIVINRDASVRVAFSARDSVMLTEGTRAIIRYDNVIGGRFLALEEGTGGVKRLEPGQTIPVDHTAPALDLDSVIGGFKPLFRALSPEQVNDLSGQLNNALQGQGATIGSFLDQAAVFTNTLADRDQLISEVITNLNAVLGTVGSQSGQLDKAVTNLAGLVEGLDARRTDIANAFQHTNAAAASVADLLTQARGPFQKVVHETDRVSAIAVADHEYLARLIDTLPDKYRALGRQGMYGDFFSFYLCDLVLKLNGKGGQPVYVKVAGQDTGRCTPK; from the coding sequence GTGAAGAACCAACTGAGGGGCACCGTTTGGCGACTCGGTATCTTCCTGACCGTCTGCTTCTTCGGCGCGTTCGCTCTGCTTGCCGTCTTCGCCCAGTTCCGATTCGACGAAGGCAAGACCTACAACGCCGTATTCACCAATGTGACCGGCTTGAAGAAGGGCGACTTCGTCCGCATCGCGGGAGTCGAGGTTGGCAAGGTAGACGACATCGTCATCAACCGGGACGCATCGGTCCGAGTTGCCTTCTCCGCCAGGGATTCAGTGATGCTCACAGAGGGCACTCGAGCAATCATTCGCTACGACAACGTGATCGGCGGACGGTTCCTTGCCCTTGAAGAAGGGACAGGTGGTGTCAAGCGACTCGAACCAGGCCAGACCATCCCTGTCGACCACACCGCCCCAGCGCTCGATCTGGACTCGGTCATCGGTGGCTTCAAACCGCTCTTCCGTGCCCTGAGTCCCGAGCAGGTCAACGACCTCAGCGGACAATTGAACAATGCCCTACAAGGCCAGGGCGCCACAATCGGCTCCTTCCTCGATCAGGCGGCGGTTTTCACGAATACCCTCGCCGACCGTGACCAGTTGATCAGCGAGGTCATCACCAATCTCAACGCGGTGCTGGGAACCGTCGGCAGTCAGAGCGGACAGTTGGACAAGGCCGTCACCAACCTTGCCGGGCTTGTCGAAGGCCTCGATGCCCGGCGGACGGACATCGCGAATGCCTTCCAACACACCAACGCCGCTGCCGCCTCGGTGGCGGACTTACTCACCCAGGCTCGAGGCCCCTTTCAGAAGGTGGTCCATGAGACCGATCGGGTCTCCGCAATCGCAGTCGCCGACCATGAGTATCTGGCGAGGTTGATCGACACGCTGCCGGACAAATACCGCGCTCTGGGCCGCCAAGGCATGTACGGCGACTTCTTCAGCTTCTATTTGTGCGACTTGGTTTTGAAACTCAATGGTAAAGGTGGACAGCCTGTTTACGTCAAGGTGGCCGGCCAGGACACCGGGCGGTGTACGCCGAAATGA
- a CDS encoding MCE family protein — protein MKSFSERNPVILGAIGAVVIAGIVMGALNWQKIPFLNLGHSYSAYFAEAGGLFTGAGVEVSGLPVGKVASIELDGQHVLVKFRINGDVHLGDRTVAAIKTKGLLGTKMLDVIPRGNGDLSGPIPIDRTTSPYQLPDALGDLTTTISGLNTDQLSQSLATMAETFANTPSDLHNAVTGVARFADMLNKQDAELRNLLANAAKTTEVLANRTDQIVQLVHQTNSLLIALNAQSASLDKIWRNISAVSQQLKGFVADNRATLKPALEKLNGVLTIVDDRKAKVQDAVKRLNAYAMSLGESVSSGPFFKAYVVNLLPGQFVQPFIDAAFSDLGADPATLLPSLRTDPQVGQPGTPALPVPFPRTGQGGDPNLTLPDAITGKPGDPRYPYRAPLPAPPAGGPPPGPPAASPPEIASTPEPTPAPLLVPAPGEPTQSAESGGQQ, from the coding sequence ATGAAGTCCTTTTCCGAACGTAATCCCGTCATCCTCGGAGCGATCGGCGCCGTCGTCATCGCAGGCATTGTGATGGGGGCGCTGAACTGGCAGAAGATCCCGTTCCTCAACCTTGGCCACAGTTATTCGGCGTACTTCGCCGAGGCGGGCGGGCTGTTCACCGGCGCCGGCGTCGAGGTGTCAGGCCTGCCGGTCGGCAAGGTGGCCAGCATCGAGCTCGACGGACAGCACGTCTTGGTGAAGTTCCGTATCAACGGCGACGTACATCTGGGTGATCGCACCGTGGCAGCGATCAAGACCAAAGGACTGCTGGGCACCAAGATGCTCGACGTGATCCCCCGAGGCAACGGCGACCTCTCGGGGCCGATTCCGATTGACCGGACCACCTCGCCATACCAACTCCCTGACGCACTGGGCGATTTGACCACCACCATCAGCGGACTCAACACCGACCAGCTGTCGCAATCCCTTGCGACCATGGCAGAGACATTCGCCAACACGCCGTCGGACCTCCACAATGCGGTCACCGGCGTGGCCCGCTTCGCCGACATGCTCAACAAGCAAGACGCCGAACTGCGCAACCTACTGGCCAACGCCGCCAAAACGACTGAGGTCCTGGCGAATCGCACAGACCAGATCGTGCAACTGGTCCACCAGACGAACTCGTTGCTCATCGCACTCAACGCGCAGAGTGCGTCTCTCGACAAGATCTGGCGCAATATCTCCGCGGTGTCGCAGCAATTGAAGGGTTTCGTTGCCGACAACCGAGCAACACTGAAGCCGGCCCTGGAAAAGTTGAACGGGGTTTTGACCATCGTCGATGACCGGAAGGCGAAGGTGCAGGATGCTGTCAAGCGGCTCAACGCCTATGCGATGTCGCTCGGCGAGTCTGTGTCGTCAGGTCCGTTCTTCAAGGCCTACGTCGTCAATCTCTTGCCCGGACAATTCGTTCAACCGTTCATCGACGCGGCGTTCTCGGACCTGGGCGCCGACCCTGCCACACTGCTGCCCTCCTTGCGTACGGATCCTCAGGTTGGGCAGCCGGGCACACCTGCACTCCCGGTGCCTTTCCCGCGCACCGGGCAGGGCGGCGATCCGAATCTGACGCTCCCGGATGCGATCACGGGCAAGCCGGGCGATCCGCGCTACCCGTATCGCGCACCGCTGCCGGCTCCGCCCGCCGGCGGGCCACCACCCGGACCGCCGGCGGCATCGCCGCCCGAGATCGCCTCGACACCGGAGCCCACGCCCGCTCCGCTCCTGGTGCCCGCTCCCGGAGAGCCGACGCAGAGCGCCGAATCGGGAGGTCAGCAGTGA
- a CDS encoding MCE family protein: MTKLRNPRVALAAVLVLILVAGLVFAVRAYNQANETHVVGYFDNSTALFPGDDVRILGVPVGRVEKVEPQPDGVKISFWFDRKYKVPADAKAAILSPMLVTGRAIQLTPVYSGGPTMNGGAVIPRKRTVVPVEWDQVRVQLQRITELLKPTTPGGVSTLGAFINTAADNLRGQGGDIHDTIVKLSQAMSVLGDHSSDIFATFRNLSVLVTALRGSSDLLGQLNQNLATVTGLLADDPTKIGDAFADMNSVIGDVRSFVDENADAIGTTTDKLASISTALNESLDDIKQTLHIAPSTVANFTNIYEASNGAFTGALAVNNFANPISFLCGAIQAASRLGAEQASKLCVQYLAPIIKNRQYNFPPIGENFLVGAQARPNEVTYSEDWLRPDFVPPATTPAPPPTAIPPQAPLPAEAAPSTPVMSTDPNAGLTGMMTPPGGGS; this comes from the coding sequence GTGACGAAGCTGCGAAACCCTCGGGTGGCTCTGGCCGCCGTGTTGGTACTGATCCTCGTCGCCGGACTCGTATTCGCCGTTCGCGCATACAATCAGGCGAACGAGACACATGTGGTCGGCTACTTCGACAACAGCACAGCGCTGTTCCCCGGTGACGACGTACGGATCCTCGGCGTCCCAGTGGGCCGGGTCGAGAAGGTAGAACCGCAACCGGACGGGGTGAAGATCTCCTTCTGGTTCGACCGCAAGTACAAGGTTCCCGCTGACGCCAAGGCCGCGATCTTGTCGCCGATGCTGGTTACCGGCCGCGCCATCCAATTGACACCGGTGTATTCGGGTGGACCCACCATGAACGGTGGTGCGGTGATCCCGCGGAAGCGCACCGTGGTTCCCGTCGAGTGGGATCAAGTTCGGGTTCAGCTGCAGCGGATCACCGAACTCCTCAAGCCGACGACGCCCGGCGGGGTCAGCACGCTGGGAGCCTTCATCAACACCGCCGCGGACAACCTGCGCGGTCAGGGCGGCGACATCCACGACACCATTGTCAAACTATCCCAAGCAATGTCGGTCCTGGGTGACCACAGCTCGGACATCTTCGCGACCTTCCGCAATCTCTCGGTGTTGGTCACGGCATTGCGGGGCAGCAGCGATCTGCTCGGTCAGCTGAACCAGAACCTGGCCACCGTCACGGGTCTACTTGCCGACGACCCGACCAAGATCGGTGACGCGTTCGCCGATATGAACTCGGTCATCGGGGACGTACGGAGCTTCGTTGACGAGAACGCCGACGCCATCGGCACCACGACTGACAAGTTGGCCTCGATCAGCACTGCACTGAACGAAAGCCTCGACGACATCAAACAGACACTGCACATTGCGCCATCGACCGTCGCCAACTTCACCAACATCTACGAAGCATCCAACGGCGCCTTCACCGGGGCGCTTGCGGTCAACAACTTCGCCAACCCAATATCGTTCCTGTGCGGCGCGATTCAGGCCGCGTCGCGTCTGGGCGCTGAGCAAGCATCGAAGCTGTGCGTCCAATACCTCGCGCCGATCATCAAGAACCGGCAGTACAACTTCCCTCCGATCGGGGAGAACTTCCTGGTCGGCGCGCAGGCGCGGCCCAATGAAGTCACCTACAGCGAGGATTGGTTGCGGCCGGACTTCGTGCCGCCGGCAACGACACCCGCACCGCCGCCGACGGCCATACCTCCCCAGGCGCCATTGCCGGCCGAGGCAGCTCCTTCAACACCCGTGATGTCGACCGACCCGAATGCCGGGCTGACCGGCATGATGACACCACCGGGAGGTGGGTCATGA
- a CDS encoding virulence factor Mce family protein gives MKYRTVTTIAATVAITASTAGCSPSGWQGLNSLPLPGTEGNGPGSFTVTAEMPDINNIQPNSRVRVGDATVGHITSIELQGWHARVTMRLNGDVKLPGNATAKIGLTSILGSQHIELSPPTDAPPEGRLHEGSLIPLSHSKSYPTVEQTLAAVSTVLNGGGLGQIQDITEAFSTAFRGREQDLRNIISEIDQFTAHLNTQSDDIIAAADSLNKLAGTFAANQPVLDKALKTVPEALAVLNNERDNLVEAADQLGKFGDLVTNTVNQSKVNLVKELKDIGPVLESLANAGPSMTRALSLILTFPFPNETIEKWQRGDYANMTAIVDLTLSRIDQGIFTGTRWEGDLTELEMQWGRTIGQFPSPYTKSNPLVAPYQFDQGP, from the coding sequence ATGAAATATCGCACAGTGACCACCATCGCAGCGACAGTCGCGATCACGGCCAGTACGGCAGGATGCAGTCCCAGCGGCTGGCAGGGTCTGAACTCGTTACCGTTGCCGGGAACGGAGGGCAACGGCCCCGGGTCGTTCACCGTCACAGCAGAAATGCCGGACATCAACAACATCCAGCCGAATTCGCGGGTGCGTGTGGGTGACGCGACGGTGGGCCACATCACCAGCATCGAGTTGCAAGGCTGGCATGCACGGGTGACCATGCGACTCAACGGCGATGTGAAGCTGCCCGGCAACGCAACCGCGAAAATCGGCCTCACCAGTATTCTCGGCTCACAGCACATCGAGCTGAGCCCACCGACCGACGCGCCACCGGAAGGGCGACTGCACGAAGGGTCGTTGATCCCGCTGTCGCATTCGAAGTCGTATCCCACGGTCGAGCAGACGCTCGCCGCAGTGTCAACGGTGCTCAACGGCGGGGGCCTTGGCCAAATTCAGGACATCACCGAAGCATTCAGCACCGCGTTCCGCGGTCGAGAGCAAGATCTCCGCAACATCATCAGTGAGATCGATCAATTCACAGCCCATCTCAACACCCAGAGCGACGACATCATCGCTGCCGCCGACAGCCTCAACAAGTTGGCCGGTACCTTCGCGGCCAACCAGCCGGTGCTCGATAAGGCGCTCAAGACGGTCCCCGAAGCGCTGGCGGTGCTCAACAACGAGCGGGACAACCTCGTTGAGGCCGCCGATCAGCTCGGCAAATTCGGTGATCTCGTGACCAACACGGTCAACCAGAGCAAAGTGAATCTCGTCAAGGAGCTCAAGGACATTGGGCCGGTGCTGGAATCGCTGGCGAACGCGGGTCCCAGCATGACGCGCGCCCTGAGCCTCATCCTCACCTTCCCGTTCCCCAACGAGACCATCGAAAAGTGGCAACGCGGGGACTACGCCAACATGACAGCCATCGTGGACCTCACGCTGAGCCGGATCGACCAGGGCATCTTCACCGGCACGAGGTGGGAGGGTGATCTCACCGAGCTGGAGATGCAGTGGGGCCGAACCATCGGCCAGTTCCCCAGCCCGTATACCAAGTCCAACCCGCTGGTTGCGCCGTACCAGTTCGATCAGGGACCGTGA
- a CDS encoding MlaD family protein, which translates to MHLSRRMLIQLAIFTVIAMTAIAVMGLYFLKLPAKLFGVGRYSVTVQLPETGGLYSTGNVTYRGVEVGRVESVNLTDSGVDAVLSLNSSIKIPSDLKAEVHSQSAIGEQYVELIPTNGSTRPLQNGDVIPRSETSIPPDINSLLDEANSGLQAIPRDNLKTAIDESYKAVGGLGPQLSDIVKGSTTLAIDARKNLDPLINLIDNSKPVFDSQVQTSAAIQAWASHLATVTADLQRADKSVAGFIDQQGIIVASQEARKLMERLKPTLPVIMANLSSVGKVAISYQNDIEQLLVLLPQAVAEGQGTFVANANTEQAYRGEYLSFNLNVNLPPACTTGFLPAQQARIPNLTDHPDRAPGDLYCRTPQDSPFNVRGARNIPCETVPGKRAPTVKLCESDQQYVPLNDGYNWKGDPNATLSGQDIPQLPPGSTPPSLDMPTAPPPTPLLGVAEYDPANGTYVGPNGRQYTQSDLGQPTKQDNTWQSMLLPPGS; encoded by the coding sequence ATGCATCTGAGCCGACGAATGCTGATCCAGTTGGCGATCTTCACCGTCATCGCGATGACCGCCATCGCTGTCATGGGGCTGTACTTCCTGAAACTGCCTGCGAAGTTGTTCGGCGTCGGCCGCTACAGCGTGACGGTGCAACTTCCCGAGACCGGTGGTCTCTACAGCACCGGCAACGTGACCTACCGCGGCGTCGAAGTCGGCCGGGTGGAGTCGGTGAACCTCACCGATTCCGGCGTCGATGCGGTGCTGTCGCTGAATTCCAGCATCAAGATCCCCTCCGATCTCAAAGCCGAAGTGCACAGCCAATCCGCCATCGGTGAGCAGTACGTCGAGTTGATTCCCACCAACGGATCCACCCGGCCGTTGCAGAACGGGGACGTCATCCCACGGTCAGAGACCTCGATACCACCCGATATCAATTCTCTTCTCGACGAGGCGAATTCCGGCCTGCAAGCGATTCCCCGTGACAACCTGAAGACTGCCATCGATGAGTCCTACAAGGCGGTCGGCGGCTTGGGGCCGCAACTGTCGGACATCGTCAAGGGTTCTACGACGCTGGCGATCGACGCCCGCAAGAATCTGGACCCGCTGATCAACCTCATCGACAACTCCAAGCCTGTGTTCGACTCACAGGTCCAGACATCGGCGGCAATTCAGGCCTGGGCGTCTCATCTGGCCACCGTCACCGCCGATCTGCAGCGCGCCGACAAGTCCGTGGCAGGCTTCATCGATCAGCAGGGAATCATCGTGGCGTCCCAAGAAGCGCGCAAGCTCATGGAACGTCTGAAGCCGACCCTGCCCGTCATCATGGCCAACCTTTCCAGCGTGGGGAAGGTGGCGATCAGCTACCAGAACGACATCGAGCAGCTGCTGGTGCTCTTGCCGCAAGCGGTTGCCGAGGGACAGGGCACCTTCGTCGCCAACGCCAACACCGAGCAGGCGTACCGGGGGGAATACCTGTCGTTCAACCTCAACGTCAATCTGCCCCCAGCCTGCACGACCGGTTTCCTGCCGGCTCAGCAGGCCCGCATCCCGAACCTGACCGACCACCCGGATCGAGCACCCGGGGATCTGTATTGCCGCACCCCGCAGGACTCCCCGTTCAATGTCCGTGGTGCGCGCAACATTCCGTGCGAAACGGTTCCGGGTAAACGGGCCCCCACCGTGAAGCTATGTGAGAGCGATCAGCAGTACGTGCCGCTCAACGACGGATACAACTGGAAGGGTGACCCCAACGCCACGCTTTCGGGTCAGGACATCCCCCAATTACCGCCAGGATCAACGCCACCCAGCCTGGACATGCCGACAGCTCCCCCGCCCACTCCGTTGCTCGGCGTCGCCGAATACGACCCGGCCAACGGAACCTATGTCGGCCCTAACGGGCGCCAATACACCCAATCTGATTTGGGCCAGCCGACGAAACAGGACAACACATGGCAGTCAATGCTGTTGCCGCCCGGGTCTTGA
- a CDS encoding DUF732 domain-containing protein, producing MVAGGLGGMVTAQPVHADAVAYLVNVTVRPGYDFPNADAALAYGNGICAKISQGRSYSQLVSETMSDFATTDEYQAVYLINQAANELCPELIWQLRQSAAHYVGQPGQ from the coding sequence ATGGTCGCAGGTGGGCTCGGTGGCATGGTTACCGCCCAGCCGGTGCACGCCGACGCCGTCGCCTATCTGGTGAACGTGACGGTCCGGCCGGGGTACGACTTTCCCAACGCCGACGCGGCGCTGGCCTACGGCAACGGAATCTGCGCCAAGATCAGCCAGGGCCGAAGCTACTCACAGCTCGTGAGCGAGACAATGTCCGACTTCGCAACCACCGACGAATACCAGGCCGTCTATCTGATCAATCAGGCCGCCAACGAACTGTGTCCGGAGCTCATCTGGCAACTGCGGCAGTCCGCGGCGCACTACGTCGGCCAACCTGGGCAATAG
- a CDS encoding CAP domain-containing protein produces the protein MTDRVMRVATRVAVAALVCVAAAATTATARADNSRLNNGVVANVYTVAHQAGCTNRVKKNPALTLAAQWQAVDILNNRSLDGDIGSDGSTPQSRAIAAGFAGTVAETVAINPALAINNLDVINQWYYNPAYMAIMSNCANTAIGVWSENSLDRSVVVAVYGQPS, from the coding sequence ATGACCGATCGGGTGATGCGGGTAGCCACCCGCGTTGCAGTGGCCGCACTGGTATGCGTGGCGGCGGCCGCCACCACCGCCACCGCGCGCGCCGATAACTCACGACTGAACAACGGCGTCGTGGCCAACGTCTACACCGTTGCGCATCAGGCCGGCTGCACCAACAGGGTCAAGAAGAATCCGGCACTGACGCTGGCTGCGCAATGGCAGGCCGTCGACATCCTGAACAATCGGAGCCTCGATGGCGACATCGGCTCGGATGGTTCGACTCCCCAATCACGAGCGATAGCAGCGGGTTTCGCGGGGACAGTCGCCGAGACTGTCGCGATCAATCCGGCACTTGCCATCAACAACCTTGACGTGATCAACCAGTGGTACTACAACCCCGCGTACATGGCCATCATGTCGAACTGCGCCAACACCGCGATCGGCGTGTGGTCGGAGAACAGCCTGGACCGTTCGGTGGTCGTCGCCGTCTACGGCCAGCCTTCATGA
- a CDS encoding enoyl-CoA hydratase/isomerase family protein, producing MTQLVAYDPRRTGPEPDAPVAAYLILDDPQRRNALSDALLDQLIAGLHRAVADPEVRVIVLTSSHDTVFSSGGNLDAFADTRATIAKYNELDRFPRLFHTLASITKPVVCAANGDVLAGSLGIALACDLVIAKQSIRLGCPEINVGAFPFMISALIFRATGRLIANELMMTGRLLSAAEALDAGLVNRVVPDEQFDGAVREWVATIASKSPLLLGMGKKALAVTRDLPLGSALDYLQAQLALAFTTEDLAEGVRAFKEKRDPLWRNT from the coding sequence ATGACTCAGCTCGTCGCCTATGATCCGCGCCGAACAGGGCCAGAACCCGATGCGCCGGTTGCCGCCTACCTGATCTTGGATGACCCGCAGCGACGTAACGCGTTGTCCGACGCCTTGCTCGATCAGCTGATCGCCGGCCTGCACCGCGCAGTTGCCGATCCCGAGGTACGTGTGATCGTCCTGACATCGTCACACGACACCGTGTTTTCCTCTGGCGGCAACCTTGACGCGTTCGCCGATACTCGCGCGACCATTGCCAAATACAATGAGCTTGACCGCTTTCCACGCCTGTTCCACACGCTGGCCTCGATCACCAAACCGGTGGTGTGCGCGGCTAACGGTGACGTCCTCGCGGGATCACTCGGGATCGCATTGGCCTGTGATCTGGTGATCGCCAAACAGTCGATCCGACTGGGCTGCCCCGAGATCAACGTCGGCGCATTTCCCTTCATGATCTCGGCGCTCATATTTCGAGCGACGGGGCGACTGATCGCCAACGAGCTGATGATGACCGGTCGATTGCTGTCGGCGGCCGAGGCGCTCGACGCGGGCTTGGTCAACCGCGTGGTGCCCGACGAACAGTTCGACGGGGCCGTGCGCGAGTGGGTTGCCACCATCGCGTCCAAGTCGCCACTGCTGCTGGGGATGGGCAAGAAGGCCCTAGCCGTGACCCGGGACCTACCCCTCGGTTCGGCGCTGGACTACTTGCAAGCTCAACTGGCCCTGGCCTTCACCACCGAAGACCTGGCGGAGGGCGTGCGGGCATTCAAGGAGAAGCGCGACCCGCTCTGGCGCAACACGTGA
- a CDS encoding TetR/AcrR family transcriptional regulator produces the protein MTTRTRDPERKSRILAAAADLIARKGYHAVSIAEIGAAAGITGSGVYRHFDSKSAVLVALFDQAIDDLLRDEHEILQTTEDLTSALDRLIAGQVEFVVRDRELAQVYHNEINNLPEDDQRRLRRKQRLYLEEWVHLVDELRADLNDAEARTVVHAAIGAIQSALFHGVGLAEDRLRLLLTQAARAVLNVAR, from the coding sequence GTGACTACCCGCACCCGCGATCCCGAACGCAAGTCCCGGATCCTGGCCGCTGCCGCCGACCTGATCGCCCGTAAGGGGTACCACGCCGTCTCCATCGCCGAGATCGGTGCGGCCGCCGGAATCACCGGCTCCGGGGTGTACCGCCACTTCGACAGCAAGTCCGCAGTTCTGGTGGCGCTGTTCGACCAAGCCATCGACGACCTGCTGCGCGACGAGCACGAGATACTGCAGACCACCGAGGATTTGACCAGCGCACTGGACCGGCTGATCGCCGGCCAGGTCGAATTCGTGGTCAGAGACCGCGAATTGGCGCAGGTCTACCACAACGAGATCAACAACCTGCCCGAGGACGACCAACGTCGGCTGCGGCGCAAGCAGCGCCTCTATCTCGAGGAGTGGGTCCACCTTGTCGACGAGCTGCGGGCCGACCTCAACGACGCCGAGGCGCGCACCGTGGTCCATGCCGCGATCGGCGCCATCCAGTCGGCGCTATTCCACGGTGTGGGTCTAGCCGAGGACCGCTTGCGGCTGCTGCTCACCCAAGCCGCTCGGGCGGTGCTCAACGTCGCCCGTTGA